From Candidatus Margulisiibacteriota bacterium:
AGACGCTTCTGGAGCTCTTTCCCCGGTCTTCGCCGGACCCAAAAAGGTGTTTGTCCATCGCTCTGGCATGGATCATCATATTTTCAATCGTCGGTTCGATCCCTCTGGCCTCTAAATATTGTCTGGCCGTTGCCTGGGCGACGCGACCGATCATAGGGGTATGGCTGACAATGATGGTCCTGGAATCAGTAGCTATTTTTATCCCAACCGGGAGTGAAAAGAAGAACTCATTGAGGTTCATGGCAAAATCTTTTCCCCGTTCACCTTCCAGCGCTTGCCTGAATTCTTCCGCTTGTTTGCTTGGAAAGGGGATTTCGTTTTTTTGGTGGATCAATTTGATTTGCTTTGCAAGTCTGGATGTTTCATTACCATACAATTGATCGTGATTTCCCTGAACTGTAATCGAGGTCACCGTCGGGTTAAGTAAAAGGTTGCCGATCGCGTCGGTAATGTTAATGCCTGGTTTTTGCGCTTCAGCGAGCGCTTTTTCAAGATCTTTTATATTGTTGACTTCAATAACAAGCTTTTCCCCGTGAATGAAGTCGCCGGCAAAGACAAGGACAATAGATCGCAGGTCGTCTTTATAATGATTTAAAATTGCCAATAAGTTGGCCAGATTGTCATGCAGGTCGCCAATGACAATGGTTTTTTGGCCGGGCTTTAAATGGCAGGTGACCAGACCGCCGGGGAGGTTGTCCGCGTCAAGAGGGCGGTTAAGACCAGGGGCATAATTTCCCTGCTGGCTCCTTTGCAGTTCAACCAGCTTTGCCGGGTTAGTCGGATGTTGAGCTAAACTCTGGATATCAAGTGGTTTATAATCAATAACTGTTGGCCGCAAGCCGATCGTTTGAACGGCAGGGGCGATCTCTTCCCAGGTCATCCCATGCAGGGAGCTATTCTGGATGGTTACCAGGTTATTATTTACAACGATAGTACAGGCCGGTTCGTTATCCCCACGGTCCAGGAAGGCGAAGGGTTTTCCTTCTGATGCCGCGCCAAGATTGATATTCCTGTAATTTAAATTGATCACTTCAAAAGCATCGTTATTGCGGACCAGGCTATAATTCAATTCTCCGCCATCGGCTTGATAAAAAGTTAATTTTAAGCTGGCTCCATGATTTAGAGAGTAGTTCTCCAGGGGTATTGGGTCAAACCTGTTCTGTCTGAAGGGAGACACGCTGATCGGTTGAGTGGCCCCAACTCGACGCATTGGTTGAGTGTGGTTCTGTCTCGTTATTGGATGGGTGGTCAATATTGCCTCCTCTTATTATTACAAGAAACTC
This genomic window contains:
- a CDS encoding metallophosphoesterase → MRRVGATQPISVSPFRQNRFDPIPLENYSLNHGASLKLTFYQADGGELNYSLVRNNDAFEVINLNYRNINLGAASEGKPFAFLDRGDNEPACTIVVNNNLVTIQNSSLHGMTWEEIAPAVQTIGLRPTVIDYKPLDIQSLAQHPTNPAKLVELQRSQQGNYAPGLNRPLDADNLPGGLVTCHLKPGQKTIVIGDLHDNLANLLAILNHYKDDLRSIVLVFAGDFIHGEKLVIEVNNIKDLEKALAEAQKPGINITDAIGNLLLNPTVTSITVQGNHDQLYGNETSRLAKQIKLIHQKNEIPFPSKQAEEFRQALEGERGKDFAMNLNEFFFSLPVGIKIATDSRTIIVSHTPMIGRVAQATARQYLEARGIEPTIENMMIHARAMDKHLFGSGEDRGKSSRSVSASLQWSRLDSFTGSISTEELEETRAGFGQDALLVGGHTPNFHHQDANESAYLAAPGFVTLMSCYDNNLSVLEIDHTGQAIVVDLRGQSPLGGQSL